The following are from one region of the Mauremys reevesii isolate NIE-2019 linkage group 2, ASM1616193v1, whole genome shotgun sequence genome:
- the LOC120399255 gene encoding uncharacterized protein LOC120399255: protein MSRLLRMLRKKALQVVPESEGSSCHLPREEIGPFIPDGGEGAPSRARRWKCPAFWQRKPAPGAGAEVGEALARPKWSWPRMQLGRQDPAQEGSQAGWLWGLLCQQHQSQEPIPDSQQEASPCLVTEDLPAPQGRRWRIPVPAPAARPTPHGTAAAPGTREAARPMDAIALFQDEAQQLMFLHAIHPACLAAQQRGQDTLHLHCCKAAVVERIVELVEELPDNSPPGAVLTNSLLAVGNLSTMTTFLEPELETHLL, encoded by the exons ATGTccaggctcctgaggatgttgaggaagaaggctctgcaggtggtCCCAGagtctgagggaagcagctgccacCTTCCCCGGGAGGAGATCGGCCCCTTCATCCCCGATGGCGGGGAAGGAGCTCCCAGCCGGGCCAGGAGGtggaagtgcccagccttctggcAGAGGAAACCCGCTCCTGGCGCAGGCGCCGAGGTGGGAGAGGCACTGGCCAGGCCAAAATGGAGCTGGCCCAGGATGCagctgggcaggcaggacccagcccaggaggggagCCAGGCAGGGTGGCTCTGGGGCTTGTTGTGTCAGCAGCACCAGTCCCAGGAGCCCATCCCTGattcccagcaggaggcatcgcccTGCCTGGTCACCgaggaccttccagctccccagggcaggaggtggaggatccctgtcccagcaccagcagctcgGCCCACTCCccatgggacagcagcagcgccTGGGACTCGGGAAGCAGCGAGGCCAATGGACGCCattgctttgttccag GATGAAGCCCAGCAGCTCATGTTCCTGCACGCCATCCACCCCGCGTGTCTCGCTGCACAGCAGAGAGGGCAGGACACGCTGCATCTGCACTGCTGCAAGGCGGCAgtggtggagaggattgtg GAGCTCGTTGAGGAGCTGCCAGATAACTCTCCACCCGGCGCCGTCCTCACTAATTCCCTCCTTGCTgtgggcaacctcag caccatgaCAACTTTCCTGGAGCCAGAGCTGGAGACGCACCTCCTGTGA